One window of Mesorhizobium sp. WSM4904 genomic DNA carries:
- a CDS encoding Xaa-Pro peptidase family protein, which produces MSIVVFDPDSTEDVDFKDRMRHPAAADPAGGMWLSDTEPSFIDADALRKGRLARLRAWMREAGYGGVVLFDPYNQRYATGSRNMFGYFLRNSTRYFFVPTEGPIVLFEYPQSYHVSMVLDTIDEARPSKLVWSSVSGRDDETAGPFADEITELLKKHGGGSMKLGLDRCSHLQALALEKRGCEVKDCQGEILAVRAVKTPEEVKCLQASMAGAEAAVAAVREAIKPGVSENELFAIMYHEVIRQGGEFIETRLLTSGQRTNPWFNEASGRKIRPGELVALDTDTIGCYGYYSDFSRTFRCGPGKPTPYQKSLYRMAHDQVQHNISIVKPGMAFREIAEKAWKIPDRFVDQRYTSVMHGVGMHGETPFIAHSMDYETYGRDGIIQPGMVVSVESYIGEKGGREGVKLEDEILITETGTELLSRFPYEDEFLE; this is translated from the coding sequence ATGAGCATCGTCGTTTTCGATCCGGACAGCACCGAGGATGTGGACTTCAAGGACCGCATGCGCCATCCGGCGGCGGCCGATCCCGCCGGCGGCATGTGGCTGTCCGACACCGAGCCGTCCTTCATCGACGCCGACGCGCTGCGCAAGGGGCGACTGGCCAGGCTGCGCGCCTGGATGCGCGAGGCGGGCTATGGCGGCGTCGTTTTGTTCGATCCCTACAACCAGCGCTACGCCACCGGCTCGCGCAACATGTTCGGCTATTTCCTGCGCAACTCGACCCGCTATTTCTTCGTGCCCACCGAAGGGCCGATCGTGCTGTTCGAATATCCGCAGAGCTACCATGTCTCGATGGTGCTCGACACGATCGACGAGGCGCGGCCGTCGAAGCTGGTCTGGTCGTCGGTCTCCGGACGCGACGACGAGACCGCCGGACCGTTCGCCGACGAGATCACCGAGCTATTGAAGAAGCATGGCGGCGGCTCGATGAAGCTCGGCCTCGACCGCTGCAGCCATCTGCAGGCGCTGGCGCTGGAAAAGCGCGGCTGCGAGGTGAAGGACTGCCAGGGCGAGATCCTGGCCGTGCGCGCGGTGAAGACGCCTGAGGAAGTGAAATGCCTGCAGGCTTCGATGGCTGGCGCTGAAGCCGCGGTGGCTGCGGTGCGCGAGGCGATCAAGCCTGGCGTCTCCGAGAACGAGCTGTTCGCCATCATGTATCACGAGGTGATCCGCCAAGGCGGCGAGTTCATCGAGACCCGGCTGCTCACTTCCGGGCAGCGCACCAACCCTTGGTTCAACGAAGCCAGCGGTCGCAAGATCCGGCCGGGCGAGCTGGTCGCGCTCGATACCGACACGATCGGCTGCTACGGCTACTATTCCGACTTCTCGCGCACCTTCCGCTGCGGCCCTGGCAAGCCGACGCCCTACCAGAAGTCGCTCTACCGCATGGCGCACGACCAGGTGCAGCACAACATTTCGATCGTGAAGCCCGGCATGGCTTTCCGCGAGATCGCCGAGAAGGCCTGGAAGATCCCGGACCGCTTCGTCGACCAGCGCTATACCTCGGTCATGCACGGCGTCGGCATGCATGGCGAGACGCCCTTCATCGCGCATTCTATGGATTACGAGACCTATGGCCGCGACGGCATCATCCAACCCGGCATGGTGGTCAGCGTCGAAAGCTATATCGGCGAGAAAGGCGGCCGTGAGGGCGTCAAGCTCGAGGACGAGATCCTGATCACCGAGACTGGTACCGAGCTGCTCTCACGGTTTCCTTATGAGGACGAGTTTTTGGAATGA